In bacterium, the genomic window CACGAGACGGAGCTGTGCGAGTGGTGCGATTTTTTGAAGATATGCCCTCTCTTCGCCCACAGGTTCGCGATCGAGAACCTTCCGCTCGAAAAGTACGCTACGGACGACGCCATCGGCATGGTGAACAGGTTCGCGGCACTCGATGCAGAGAAACGGAAGCTGCACGAGAGGGAGAAGCAGATCGAGCTGGAGCAGGAGAGGATCAAGGTTCAGGCCGTCATAAAGGCGGAGCAGGAAGGGGTGAAGCGTCTGTTTGGAGACACGCACGTGCTGACCATAAAGGATGACATACGGGTCAGCTATCCGAAGAAAGGCGAACTTGTCCGCGCTGCCTTTGAGTCCGCGATGCATGGCCTGGGGCTGTGGGAGAGGGTGATAGACGTGAACTTCAGCTCGCTCAAATCCATGGCCCACGAAATTGGATGGAAGGGGAGCGGCGATATCCCGCTAGGGCTCGCGGAATTTCTCAAGATCGAGCCTATAAAACAGGTCCGGATCTCCAGGCGAAAAGATCTGGATGATGATTGATTTTTCTGAAATCGACCGAATCCTTCAATAAAATCCACATATTACCACTTTTTACTTGAAAGCCAAAAGCCACTCAGGATATAGAGCCCCGCCTATGGCCATAAATATCAACTTCATCTTTGATCTCGATGGCACTGTAGTCAACCCGGGCACCGCCATCCCGCGCTGCATAAACTTCGCTCTCAAGAAGCACGGCATGAAGTCCGTGCCGATCGAGCGGCTCAAGCGCTACATAGGCTTCAACCTCGAGACGGTATTTGCGGAGATCACCGGCCGCAAGGACAAGCGCTTCCTCAAGCAATGCGTGGACTCGTACAGGGAGCGCTTCCACAAGGAGGGCATAGCCGAACATCGCCTTTATCCGGGCATAGTGGGGTTGCTCGAGGCGGTGTCGCAGCGCGGCAATATAGTCATCGCCTCGATCAAGCCGCAGGTCTCGTGCGACATGGTTCTCGACCACCTCGGCATCAAGCCCCTGTTCACCTCGGTCTATGGAAGCGAGCTGGGCGGAACGCGGTCGAGCAAAGGCGACGTCCTCAAGTACGCGATGAAGAACGAGAAGCTGAAGAAGGCGATCATTATAGGCGACCGCGGCGTGGACATAGAGGCTGCGAAGAGATGCTCATGCCCCACGATCGGCGTCTCCTACGGCTACGGCACTAAAGAAGAGCTGGTGCAGGCAGGTGCCGACAAAATCGCAGAGACGGTCGGGGAACTGAGGCAATATCTGCTCACCGCGACATGAACGATAAACTGGACGATCTGAGGCGGCGCCTCCGCAAACTGGAGAGCGCCGTCGTTGCTTTTTCAGGCGGCGTGGATTCCTCGCTGCTGGCCGTGCTCGCTCGTGCGGAGCTTGCGGACCGGATGATAGCGGCGACTGCCGTGTCCCCGAGCCTTCAGTCGACCGACCGCATGTTGTGCGTCGCCCTTTCAGAGCAGCTTAAGCTTCCTCACGCGTTTGTCGAGACGAACGAACTCTTGGATCAAGATTATGCGGCAAATCCGGATGACCGATGCTATTTCTGCAAGCGGCATCTGCTCGAGAGAATGATTGCGCTTGCGGACGAGAAGGGGTTCAAATTCGTGGTCGAAGGGACGAACCTCTCCGACCTCGATGGCCACAGGCCAGGGAGGCGGGCGACCGAGGAGAACGCGAGGGCGGTCACCCCCCTGATCGACGCCGGCCTGACCAAAGAGGATGTGAGGACCATTGCGAGAGAGCTCCGCATACCCACTGCGGATAAGCCCTCTGCCGCGTGTCTCGCTTCGAGGATCCCCGCGGGCATCCCCATCACCCGCGATCTGCTGCGGCGGATCGATTTGGCCGAGGATGCGGTGCGCGCGTCTGGCGTAAGCCAGGTGAGGGTGCGCCATCATGGCGAGATCGCGAGGATCGAGGTCGGCGAGGACGAGATCGACACGGTCGCGAGGGCGAGGAGCGAGATAGCGGAAAAACTGGGCGAGCTCGGGTGGAAGTTCGTAGCCCTGGATCTGACAGGCTACCGCACGGGCGGCGCGAAGGGCTGAAGGGATCATGGAAAAGGCGGATATTAAGAGACTGCTGGACGAGGTGGCAAAGGGCGCGTTGACCGCTGCGGAGGCGCTGGATCGTCTCTCCGTTCTCCCGTTCGTCGACATGGGCTTTGCAAAGCATGATGGACACAGGCCGCTCAGGAACGGCTTCGCGGAGGTGATCTTCTGCGAGGGCAAGAGGCCGGAGCACGTGAAGGCGATCGTTGCAGATGCCTCGACCCGCGGGCTCAACGTCTTGGGGACAAGGGCGGATGGCCGGCTCTGCGAGATGCTGGCAAAGGAATTCCGCGGGATCGACTTCGACGAGCAGAGCCGCACGTTCAGGCTGATGAAGATGACGCCGGAGCCTTTGCCCGGGAAGCTGGCCGTGCTGGCGGCGGGCACTGCGGACCTCGCAGTCGCGGAGGAGGCGTGCCGCACAGCGCAGTTCTTCGGAGTCGAGCCAAACCGCCATTACGATGTGGGCATCGCAGGGCTGCACAGGCTGCTCTCGTGTCTTGAGGAGATAAAGCAATCGGATGCACTGATCGTGGTCGCGGGCATGGAGGGAGCGTTGCCCGGCGTAGTCGGCGGCCTCGTCGGCGCTCCGATCATAGCGGTGCCGACCAGCATCGGCTATGGAGCGAGCTTCAAGGGGATCGCAGCACTTCTCGGAATGCTCAACACATGTTCCGAGGGCGTTTCAGTCGTGAACATCGACAACGGTTTCGGGGCAGCGTGCGCCGCGATCCGCATCCTGAGAATGATGCAGGATAACGGGTAGGGGAGGATGCGCGATGGCAAGCCCGGCCGTGTGGATCGCCCTGCTCGCAGTCATGAATTTATTCTGGGCAGGCTCGTACTCCGTGATGAAGTACGGGCTGGCCTCACTCGATCCCCTCTCTCTCGTCTTTTGGCGCCTCTCCATCGGTTTCATAATCCTGGCCGGTTGGATAGCGATCAGGCGCTATGACCTCAGGATCGGCTGGCGCGATGGGTTGCGGGTCGCATCCTCCGGGATATGCATCGCCCTCTCCAGCTATCTCACCGTGATCGGCGTGGAGATGTCGCACGCTTCCGACGCCTCGCTGCTGTATGTGTTCGAGCCGGTCTGGGCGATCATCCTGGCTTGCATCTTCCTCAAGGAACGCATGCTCATGAGCACGATCCTTGGCCTTGTCATCGCGATCGCGGGTCTCGTAAGGCTTTCGGG contains:
- the larB gene encoding nickel pincer cofactor biosynthesis protein LarB; protein product: MEKADIKRLLDEVAKGALTAAEALDRLSVLPFVDMGFAKHDGHRPLRNGFAEVIFCEGKRPEHVKAIVADASTRGLNVLGTRADGRLCEMLAKEFRGIDFDEQSRTFRLMKMTPEPLPGKLAVLAAGTADLAVAEEACRTAQFFGVEPNRHYDVGIAGLHRLLSCLEEIKQSDALIVVAGMEGALPGVVGGLVGAPIIAVPTSIGYGASFKGIAALLGMLNTCSEGVSVVNIDNGFGAACAAIRILRMMQDNG
- a CDS encoding HAD hydrolase-like protein translates to MAININFIFDLDGTVVNPGTAIPRCINFALKKHGMKSVPIERLKRYIGFNLETVFAEITGRKDKRFLKQCVDSYRERFHKEGIAEHRLYPGIVGLLEAVSQRGNIVIASIKPQVSCDMVLDHLGIKPLFTSVYGSELGGTRSSKGDVLKYAMKNEKLKKAIIIGDRGVDIEAAKRCSCPTIGVSYGYGTKEELVQAGADKIAETVGELRQYLLTAT
- the larE gene encoding ATP-dependent sacrificial sulfur transferase LarE, which translates into the protein MNDKLDDLRRRLRKLESAVVAFSGGVDSSLLAVLARAELADRMIAATAVSPSLQSTDRMLCVALSEQLKLPHAFVETNELLDQDYAANPDDRCYFCKRHLLERMIALADEKGFKFVVEGTNLSDLDGHRPGRRATEENARAVTPLIDAGLTKEDVRTIARELRIPTADKPSAACLASRIPAGIPITRDLLRRIDLAEDAVRASGVSQVRVRHHGEIARIEVGEDEIDTVARARSEIAEKLGELGWKFVALDLTGYRTGGAKG